The window ACGTTGCTCTGAAAACTTTAGACGAAAAAATGCGTGCTGATGATGCCACAAGAATTAAATATGCTTCTAAATTTGCCTCTGTAGCCAACTATTGGAAAAAATGGATCGGTGAAGTAGAAGGTTTGAAAAAATCTAATGCGGTACAGAAAAAAGTAATGTACGAAGGTTCTTTGGTTGCTAAAAACCCTCAGGTAAAAACAACTTTAGACCAATTAAATAAACTGTATAACGACCAAGCTCCTTATGCATTAAACAATGCATATTATGGCGAAGTTGTAAGAAATGCAGAAACGTTTGCACTTGCCAATTTATTTTCAAATTACATTACTTCTGTGGAAGCCGGAAGAATGGATGAAAAAGGAACATTTGCTTTTAAAAACAAACTGACTTCTTTCTACAAAGACTACAGCGCTGAACTGGATTCTAAAGTTACCGCTAAACTTTTGGCATTATACGCTAACAAAACCGATGCGCAATTTTTACCGGCTGGTTTTGATAAATATAAAAATGAAGCGCAGAATATCACAGGTTTTGAAGAATTATCAAAAAATTCTGTCATCACAGGAAGAAGCCAGGTGAATGGTGCTGCTCTTAACGGAGATATTGAAAAAGCATTTTCAAATCAGGATAAATTGATCAAAACAATTAAAAAGGATGGCGTTTATCAGTTATTCATGAGTGTTAAAGATACTTATATGAAAACTGCCGACCCTCAATTTACAGGTTTACAGACCAAGATTGATGCGTTGCAGAAAACGTATATGGCGCAGCAAATGTCTACGGATAAAGACAGAAAATTCTTCCCAGATGCTAATTCTACGCTTCGTGTAACTTACGGAAAAGTAAAAGGATCTACGCCGAAAGATGCGGTAACTTATGATTACCAAACGCATTTGGCAGGAGTTATGGAAAAATACATTCCAGGAGATTATGAATTTGATGTTCCTCAAAAGCTAATCGATCTTTACAACAAAAAAGATTACGGAAATTACAAAGATAAGAGTGGTGACGTTCCTGTAGGATTTACAGCAACCAACCATACAACAGGTGGAAATTCCGGAAGCCCGGCATTGGATGCACACGGAAATCTTGTTGGATTGAATTTCGACAGACAGTGGGAAGGAACAATGAGTGACATCAATTACGACCCGCGTTTCAGCAGAAACATCATGGTTGACACGAAATATATTCTTTTCATCATCGATAAATTTGCCGATTCAAAATGGCTGATCGATGAGATGAAAGTTGTAAAATAATACTTATTTTATCTAAATCTAAAAGATAAGATTCAACATACAACCCTTGAAAATTACTTCAAGGGTTTTTCGTTTTTATATTACAAAACTCCCGCTCTTACACGGCTTAAAGTTTCGGGTGACATCAACAGATAAGATGCAATGTGCGCTACAGAAGCACGTCTGGAAACAGAAGGAAGTTCTCTGCAAAATCGGTCATAGCGCTCTCTGGAGTTTTCAAAACGCCAGGAATCTGCTTTTTGTTGAGAAACAATAAGCATGTATTCTATTGCGGCTCTGTATAACTGATTCATTTCAGGAAATTCATCGCAAAGTTTTTTCCACTTCTCATAATCCAGAAGAAATACTGTAGATGGCTCTAAAGCTTCGATTAATAATCGCGTTGGCTGCCGTAAAAATACACTTTCGAGGCAGGTTGCAATATTTCCTTCACAAGAAAAATGTTCTGTAATATCCCGTCCGTCTTTATAATAAAACTGACGCAGCATTCCTTTTTCTACAATGTAAAGATAACGGCTGATTGTACCTTCTTCTAAAATTATTTCATCTTTTTGATACTCCTTTCGTATCAATATAGATTCAAATTTTAACATTACTTCCTCGGAAAGTTTTACATTATATTTTTCGAGCAGGGTTTTAATCACATTCATTATTAAAAAATCAGGGCTTAAAATTATTAATTTTAATCGAATCAACACGAAAATGACGTTCGTCATTTTACAATCGTTAATCTGTCATTAGCTTTGCAGCATAATTTTCAAAAACAAACATGACTCAACAGAAATTACCGCGAATACGTCTCAGTATTTTTTATTTTTATTTTATCATGGGGTTGATATTTGCCAGTTGGGCAAGCAGAATTCCGGATATTAAATCTTCTCTTAACTTGAACGACGGTCAATTGGGTCAGGTATTATTTGCGATGCCTTTAGGACAGCTTATGATGATGGTAGTTTCCGGTTATTTGGTCAACAAATTTGGAAGCCGAATTATTCTGATAACCGCAATGACTTTATATGCGATTGCACTCACATTTATTCCCCAAGCAAATAGTTTTCATCTGTTGTTTTTAGTATTATTTTTCTTCGGTATCACTTCAAATATGGCCAATATAGCTGTAAATACGCAAGCTGTCAGTTTAGAAGCGCTGTACAAGAAAAATATTATGTCTTCTTTTCACGGATTATGGAGTCTTGGCGGGTTAACAGGCGGAATACTGGGAGCTGTTTTTGCAGAAACAAAATTCTCCATTTTCACTCATTTAGTTATTATTTTAATCCTCGGAGTTATGGGAATCATTATATTCAGTCGGGGATTATTAGCCCAGGATATTAAAGAAAATTCAGATGCTAAAACTTCTAAAAAAGTATTCAAATTAGATTCTGCAATAATCATTTTAGGATTGATAGGATTTGGAAGTATGTTCTGCGAAGGAACAATGTTTGATTGGAGCAGTGTTTATTTCTCCACAATTATAAAACCCGACGAAACTTTTGTACGAATGGGATACATCGCAAGTATGGGTGCAATGACCTTTGGACGTTTTGTTGCCGATCGATTTGTAAACCGTTATCAGGCTTCCGTTGTCTTAAGATTTTGCGGAATATTAATCACATCAGGATTATTATTAGCTACGATTGCACCAGGATTAATTATCTCAACTTTCGGCTTTCTCTTGATAGGATTAGGTGTTTCATCCATCGTTCCTATCTGTTACAGCGCAGCAGGAAGGTTAAAAACAATGTCTGCAAGTATTGCTATTACAGCAGTTTCTTCCATCAGTTTCCTGGGGTTTATGATTGGCCCGCCGTTAATTGGTTTGCTTTCGGAGATAACTGACCTTAGAATTGCACTATTAGCCGCATCTTCTTTTGGAATTTTAATTATAATCCTTTCTTATCAATATAAATCAATTAAATTTTAAAATATAAAATCTATGAAAATTGACCATTTAGCCATTTGGGTAGACGATTTAGAAAAGATGTGTGAGTTCTATCTGAACTATTTTAATGTAACGTCAAACGAAAAATATACCAATACCAAAAAAGGTTTTACGTCTTACTTTTTAGACTTTGGCGAAGATAAAACACGGATTGAATTAATGAATAGACAAGATATTGTTCAAGAGCCTGATAAAAGAGGTTTTATGAAAGGGGTTGCTCATTTCGCAATTTCTGTCGGGAGTAAAGAAGCCGTAAATGATTTAACAGAAAGATTGCGTGCGGATGATTATACAATAGAAAGTGAACCTCGAACTACAGGTGATGGATATTACGAAAGCGTTGTTCTGGATCCCGAAGGAAATTATGTAGAAATTTCTATGTGATCTGAAAATTTTTCACAACAAAAAACAGGCTGTTTCAATGAACGAAATAGCCTGTTTTAATTTTATCTTTTTAGAAGATTTTTAGTATCCAAAAATTTCTTTTAAACCTACTTCTTTAAAAGTTCCCATTTGCTCTACCGCTTCCAAATTCAGGTTTTCCTTTTTCCCGATAATTGCTGTATTGAACTGTATTGGTTTTATTTCAGTCTGATAAAAATCTTTTACATCATTAAATTTCAGGTTTTCAATTTGATGGTAAATATCTTTTCTGAAATCATAATTAATTCCCAGTTTTTTCAATCTCAACGTATTAAAGAAAATATTCGTTCTTGTAATTCTGGTTGAAGCAATCTGTTTTAAAGCAGAATTTTTAGCATTCTCAAACTGAACCGGAACTTCGGGCAACTTATCCATCAAATCCGTCATTGTATCAACAGCAATCTGTAATTTGTCAGGCTGAGTTCCGATGTATGTGGTAATATAATCCGGATGATTTAGCTCTGAATTTGGCGAATAAGAAACATAGGCAGAATAAGCCAAACTCTTGCTCTCACGAATTTCCTGGAATACAATTGATGATAAACCACGGCCAAAATATTCGTTGAAAACATTGATTTTCCCAAAATTTTCAGGATTTACATTTCTGCCTTTCCCAATCTTACTCATTTCCATCTGAACCATATCATAATTGGTAAAATATACCTTTCCTGAAGTTTCCTGTTCGGTATATTTTTTAGGCTCAGAAACCGTAAAATCTTCACTCACAATGTAATTTGGAATATAGTTTTTAAAGCTTTCAAAATCTTTTCCATAGAAGAAAATCTGATACGGGAAGCCAAACAGATTTTTCATACGGTTGGTAAATTCTTCTACTTTTGCACTTTCAAGCTCGTCTTTTGAAATGACATCTAAAAATCTTGAATTTTCTCCAAGCTTTGTATAAGTTGTCAGCGCCGTCATAATGCGGTTTTTATCTTTTTTTACCGCTTCACGGTTCTCAAGAATGGTTTCTACAAACTGATTATAAATTTCCTGATCAGGTTTTACTTCATGCATCCAATTCTGCAACAACGAAATTCCTTTTTCAAGGTTAGATTCTAATCCGCTTAAAGAAATAGTCAACTGATTTGAAGTCGTTTTAAAATCATTGCTGATTCCGATTTTGAAGAATTCTTTCTTTAAATCTTCAGGCGAAAATTTCTCAGTTCCCAAATACTGCAAAATCTGTGTAGAAATTCCCAATTCTCTGTCGTGATCACTTCCGAAAGGAAAAATAAAATAAACCTGAGCAATTTCGTTGTATTTATTTTCAACGAAACTTATTTTTTTGCACTGAATTGCATCAGTTTTAATTTCTTCCTGATAATTAATAAATTCAGGCTTAATATCTTCCGTTGTATCTGCTAAAATTTTCTTCAAAAATTCTGATTGTGCTTCTCGATTAATTTTAATAGGTGTAATTCCCGGATTTTCAACTCTTAAAAGCTGGTCATTAACCCCTTTTTCTTTGTTGATAATCACATAATTATCTTTGAAAAATACATTCGCAAAATCAATAATATCCTGTTTTGTAAAAGAAGCATATTCATCCATTTCACTCAGTTCTTCTTCCCAGGTTCGGCCTTTAATGTAGGTATCATAAAGGTTTGTAGCAAGACCTTCTGCAGTTTCAAGACCTTTTAATCTTTGCAGTTTAAAATCATTGATGATGGCAGGAAGCATCCAATCAGGGAAATCTCCTTTTTTCAATAACTCGATCTGCTCCAACATCATTTCTTTGGCTTCAGATAAAGTCTGATTTTCTTTAGGAACCGCAACCAAAGAAAAATATCCGTACTGTTTTAAACCTAAAGAATACGCTTGAGCCCAAAGCATTTTTTGAGTCTGATTGATATTAAGATCCAGCAAGCCTGCCTCTCCTCTATTGCTTAAAATATTGGCTGTAATATCTGCAAGTATTGCTTCTTTAGTTCCGTAACTGTCGGTTCTCCAGGCTAACTGAAGCCTTGGAGTTGTCGGGCTTTTTACCGTTCTTTCAATAATTTCAGTCAGTGGTTTTTCTATAATTAAATCTTTCTTTGGCAATTCTCTGTACGGAATTTGACCAAAATATTCATCAACCAGTACAACAGTTTTCTCAAAATCTAAATCTCCAACCAAAACGATTGCATAATTGTTAGGAACATAATATTCATCAAAATATTTATGAATTGCCTTCATAGAAGGATTTTTTAGATGTTCCGGATTTCCTAAAGTAGTTTGCTGTCCGTTGGGATGAGTCGGAAAAAGCGCATCCATCAGTTCATAATTTACCAATCGGGAATCGTTATCCTGTGCACGGTTGAATTCTTCATAAACAGATTCCAACTCAGTATGGAAAAGTCTCAAAACAATTTCCGAAAAACGTTCTTTTTCCACTTTCAGCCATTTTTCAAGCTCATTATTGGGGATATTATTTTTGTAAACTGTTTCGTCAAACCAGGTATGTGCATTGGTTCCGCTCGCTCCTAAAGAAGAAATTGCTTTATCGTATTCATTGGCGATTGCATATTGACTGGCTTCCTGAGAAATTTCGTCAATCTTTTTATAAATTTCTTTTTTCAGTTCCGGGCTTTGTTCAGCTTTATGCTCTTCGTATAAATCTGAGATTTTTTCAATCAAAACTTTTTCCTGTTCCCAATTATGAGTACCAATTTTTGATGTTCCTTTAAACATCATATGCTCTAAATAATGCGCCAAACCGGTATTATCAGAAGGGTCGTTGTTGCTTCCCGTTTTCACAGGAATAAAGGTCTGAATTCTCGGTGCGTCGAAATTTTGGGCAAGAAAAACTTTTAAACCATTTTTAAGGGTATAAATTCTTACTTTATTTTCGTCGTTGGTAATGGTAATATAATCGTAGTTATTTTTGTCGGTATGATGAGTTTCTGCGTACTTTTTATCAGTCATATTTTCATTTTACAAGCTCTAAAATTTTAGAACATCTTACAAATTTACGCAATCGAAATATAAGAGCTGCCACAATTGATTATATTAAATCTATCGCAACGATTTATTTTTAATTTAAATAAATTAGAACCTTAAAAAGGTTTATCTATGATACATTAATTTCCTTATATTTAGTTCTAATTAAACCATAAAACTACATTTTGAGATATGATCATTGAGCTTATTCCTGTTATTGAAATAACTAATTATGACAATAACATTCCACTTCCACCAAACGGTCCGTATTGGGAATATTCAGAAGATTGGGAAAATTATCACCGTCAAACAAATGTAGAAGCTGGATATTCCAAAGATTTAAAATCTTATTCTAAAGGCAGTTCATTATATCAAATTAATGAAATTTCTGATGCAGATTTATTAAAGTTGATCCAGAAAGAAATTGATGTGCAACAAAGTGAGGATAATTTAGGAATAGAAGATTTAGTTTCTCCTTTCAATGGTGGTTATATTTTAAAAATTGATGGAATTAATACATATTTTCCACAATGTTGCAGTGACTTAGGAGATATTGAAGAATGGAATGACTTGCTTGACGAGGAAGAAAAT is drawn from Chryseobacterium muglaense and contains these coding sequences:
- a CDS encoding S46 family peptidase; the encoded protein is MIKRNLLIASAFFSFSWGIAQQYGGMWIPTELNEKEMKDLGMKISAKDIFNTQKPSIKDAVVQFNGGCTAEIISPKGLLLTNHHCGYGQIQAHSTVQNDLLSNGFWAKNMSTELPNPGVTVDFIVDIKDVSNQILENTDNLQEPELAKQIAKNIEIYKNSQKIENYQSISVKPMYYGNKFYAYVIETYKDVRLVGAPPQSIGKFGSDTDNWVWPRHTGDFSMFRIYADKNNKPAEYSKDNVPYVPKHYLPVSIKDKAENDFTFVFGFPGRTTEYLPAIAVEKIMKEIDPARIAVRDVALKTLDEKMRADDATRIKYASKFASVANYWKKWIGEVEGLKKSNAVQKKVMYEGSLVAKNPQVKTTLDQLNKLYNDQAPYALNNAYYGEVVRNAETFALANLFSNYITSVEAGRMDEKGTFAFKNKLTSFYKDYSAELDSKVTAKLLALYANKTDAQFLPAGFDKYKNEAQNITGFEELSKNSVITGRSQVNGAALNGDIEKAFSNQDKLIKTIKKDGVYQLFMSVKDTYMKTADPQFTGLQTKIDALQKTYMAQQMSTDKDRKFFPDANSTLRVTYGKVKGSTPKDAVTYDYQTHLAGVMEKYIPGDYEFDVPQKLIDLYNKKDYGNYKDKSGDVPVGFTATNHTTGGNSGSPALDAHGNLVGLNFDRQWEGTMSDINYDPRFSRNIMVDTKYILFIIDKFADSKWLIDEMKVVK
- a CDS encoding Crp/Fnr family transcriptional regulator translates to MNVIKTLLEKYNVKLSEEVMLKFESILIRKEYQKDEIILEEGTISRYLYIVEKGMLRQFYYKDGRDITEHFSCEGNIATCLESVFLRQPTRLLIEALEPSTVFLLDYEKWKKLCDEFPEMNQLYRAAIEYMLIVSQQKADSWRFENSRERYDRFCRELPSVSRRASVAHIASYLLMSPETLSRVRAGVL
- a CDS encoding MFS transporter, producing the protein MGLIFASWASRIPDIKSSLNLNDGQLGQVLFAMPLGQLMMMVVSGYLVNKFGSRIILITAMTLYAIALTFIPQANSFHLLFLVLFFFGITSNMANIAVNTQAVSLEALYKKNIMSSFHGLWSLGGLTGGILGAVFAETKFSIFTHLVIILILGVMGIIIFSRGLLAQDIKENSDAKTSKKVFKLDSAIIILGLIGFGSMFCEGTMFDWSSVYFSTIIKPDETFVRMGYIASMGAMTFGRFVADRFVNRYQASVVLRFCGILITSGLLLATIAPGLIISTFGFLLIGLGVSSIVPICYSAAGRLKTMSASIAITAVSSISFLGFMIGPPLIGLLSEITDLRIALLAASSFGILIIILSYQYKSIKF
- a CDS encoding VOC family protein — protein: MKIDHLAIWVDDLEKMCEFYLNYFNVTSNEKYTNTKKGFTSYFLDFGEDKTRIELMNRQDIVQEPDKRGFMKGVAHFAISVGSKEAVNDLTERLRADDYTIESEPRTTGDGYYESVVLDPEGNYVEISM
- a CDS encoding M16 family metallopeptidase: MTDKKYAETHHTDKNNYDYITITNDENKVRIYTLKNGLKVFLAQNFDAPRIQTFIPVKTGSNNDPSDNTGLAHYLEHMMFKGTSKIGTHNWEQEKVLIEKISDLYEEHKAEQSPELKKEIYKKIDEISQEASQYAIANEYDKAISSLGASGTNAHTWFDETVYKNNIPNNELEKWLKVEKERFSEIVLRLFHTELESVYEEFNRAQDNDSRLVNYELMDALFPTHPNGQQTTLGNPEHLKNPSMKAIHKYFDEYYVPNNYAIVLVGDLDFEKTVVLVDEYFGQIPYRELPKKDLIIEKPLTEIIERTVKSPTTPRLQLAWRTDSYGTKEAILADITANILSNRGEAGLLDLNINQTQKMLWAQAYSLGLKQYGYFSLVAVPKENQTLSEAKEMMLEQIELLKKGDFPDWMLPAIINDFKLQRLKGLETAEGLATNLYDTYIKGRTWEEELSEMDEYASFTKQDIIDFANVFFKDNYVIINKEKGVNDQLLRVENPGITPIKINREAQSEFLKKILADTTEDIKPEFINYQEEIKTDAIQCKKISFVENKYNEIAQVYFIFPFGSDHDRELGISTQILQYLGTEKFSPEDLKKEFFKIGISNDFKTTSNQLTISLSGLESNLEKGISLLQNWMHEVKPDQEIYNQFVETILENREAVKKDKNRIMTALTTYTKLGENSRFLDVISKDELESAKVEEFTNRMKNLFGFPYQIFFYGKDFESFKNYIPNYIVSEDFTVSEPKKYTEQETSGKVYFTNYDMVQMEMSKIGKGRNVNPENFGKINVFNEYFGRGLSSIVFQEIRESKSLAYSAYVSYSPNSELNHPDYITTYIGTQPDKLQIAVDTMTDLMDKLPEVPVQFENAKNSALKQIASTRITRTNIFFNTLRLKKLGINYDFRKDIYHQIENLKFNDVKDFYQTEIKPIQFNTAIIGKKENLNLEAVEQMGTFKEVGLKEIFGY